In the genome of Planococcus donghaensis, the window AGAATGGTTACATTCCGGTTTGCATATTACGGCGATGGGTTCAGATGCTGAGCATAAGCAAGAACTAGAAGCAGAAGTTTTAGCTTCTGCAGATAAAGTAATTTGTGATACGACAGCACAATGCATGCGTCTCGGTGAACTGCATCATGCTTTGGCCAGTGGAATATTCACAGATTCTTCTAATGTAATAGAACTGGGGCAATTAACTTCTAAAGAAAAAAAGGGTCGAGATCATGACGACCAAATTACAGTTTGTGATTTAACGGGTACGGGAGCACAAGACACAGCAATAGCATTGTTTGCTTATCAAGAACTAACCAAGCACTCAAAAGGTGTGGAAATTAATAGCCAACACCAACTACAAAAAAACTAAGAGGAGTGGTCGTATGACACAAAAAGATATTCAGATGGGAACAAAAGCAGTATGGGCAGGAGAAAAAGAATATTTGGTACACGGAGCAACTCAAGTACCTGTTGTATTGAGCGTAGCTTATACGTATGACGACATGGACGAATGGTATGACGTAGCAATCGGAAAGAAAAAAGGTCACATTTATGGACGCAACACAAATCCAACCGTACAGGCATTTGAAGATAAAGTGAAAATACTAGAAGGTGGAGAAGCTGCAACAAGCTTTTCTACAGGGATGGCTGCAATTAGCAACACACTAGCAACATTTTTACTGCCGGGTGATCGCATTGTCTCGGTAAAAGACACGTACGGTGGGACCAACAAAATTTTTACTGAATTTCTTCCACGACAAAATATTGAAGTGGCTTTAGCGGAAACTGGTAACCACGAGTCGATTGAAGCTGAAGTGGCAAAAGGTTGCAAAATCCTTTACTTAGAAACACCAACAAATCCGACAGTCAAAATTACGGATATTGAGCGAATGGCGAAAGCCGGACATGAAGTGGGTGCAATTGTCATTATTGACAATACATTTGGCACACCGATTAACCAAAATCCTCTGGAGTTGGGCGTCGATTTGGTCATTCATAGCGCAACCAAGTTTCTTGGAGGACATGCGGATGCACTAGGAGGCGTATTGGTCGGTTCTCATGAACTTGTTGAGCAAGTTTATCATTACCGCGAAATCAACGGAGCGACAATGGATCCAATGGCAGCTTACTTGACTTTACGTGGGATGAAGACACTTCACATTCGTGTGCGTGAGCAATGCAAAAACGCAATGGCACTTGCAAAATACTTACAAACAAAAGAATTGGTCGAAGATGTATTTTACCCAGGACTTGAAACACATCCAAACCATGACATTGCAAAAAAACAAATGAAAGATTTTGGCGGCATGCTCAGCTTTGCAGTAAAAGGCGGCGTGGATACGGTAAGAGATCTTCTTCCGAAATTGCAATATGCACATCGTGCAGCAAATCTTGGGGCCGTAGAAACTACGGTTGGTCCTGCGCGGACAACAAGTCACGTGGAATGTACGCCTGAAGAACGTGCAGCAATGGGCATTCCTGAAGGCTTGATCCGAGTTTCTTGCGGAATCGAAAATATTGAAGACATCATTGCCGACTTCGAACAAGCGTTCAAACATGTTGAAAGTGCTGTGAAAATTTAATTATACGATCCGAGGTGCAAAAAGAATGGTGGGACATCCCCTGATTGTTGAACGAGCCAACGCGATAGCAGACCAACTAATCGAATGGCGACGTAAGTTTCATCAGTTTCCTGAACTTAGTTTTCAAGAGTTCGAGACTAGTCGGTATATTGCAGACCATTTACAGAAAATAGATGGGATGAACATTGAAGTTGGTTTAGGACTAGAAACAAGTGTCGTCGGGACATTGACTTCAGGTGAAGGCCCGACGATTGCCATTCGAGCAGACATTGATGCACTGCCAATAGACGAACTAAATAATTGTGATTATCGCTCACAAAACCTAGGTGTTATGCACGCTTGTGGACATGATGCACATGCAGCAATTTTGTTGGGAGTGGCAGAAATTTTAGCAGAACAATTTAAAGAAACGGATATTCAAGGAACTGTGAAATTTATTTTTCAACCAGCAGAAGAAAGTATAGATGCAGAAGGAATGTCCGGGTCTCCATATCTTTTACAGGCTGGAGTATATGAAGGTGTAGATGCGGCGATTGCGCTACATATGTGCCCGTGGCTACCGGTTGGAGAAGTGCAAATTAACGATGGGTGTAGCATGGCAAATGTCGATGTTTTCCAAGCAGAAATTTATGGAACTGGCGGCCATGGCGCGTATCCGGAACTTGGAACCGATCCGACTTGGATGTTAGGTCCAGTATTACAAGCATTGCACGGAATTGTTTCCAGAAAAGTTCCTGCATTGGAAGCGGCCGTAATTAGCATCGGTCAAATTCATGCCGGGACAGCAAGCAACATTATTCCAACTGAAGTGAAAATTGAAGGAACCATTCGCAGTTATTCTTCTGAAATTCGTGACTTGCTATCTAACGAAATACAAAAAGCATTTTCAGTTGTGAATCGTTTAGATGGCGAGTATGCGTTAGATATTCAACGAGGAGAGCCAGCATTAGTGAATCATTCAGGCATTAATGCCATATTTCTTAAAACAATTTCCGGAATCTACCCTGACCTTGGCATCACAAAAAAACCATTTGGTATGGGGGGAGAAGATTTTGGGTACGTTACGCAAATACTGCCTGGTTCGATGTTCTTTTTAGGATGTGCTGTTGCAGATGGGGTGCAACGAGATCTTCATACACCAATTTTTGATATCGATGAAAAGTGTCTGCCAATAGGTGCTGCCATTTTAGCTCAAACAGCACTTAACCTTTTAGGTGGAGCGATTTCTTTAGAAAGCGTTCCGAAAAAGCAAGTAACACAAAAAAATGAGGTGTGAAATCATGGTTCATAAATTAGCATTTATCGGATTTGGGGTAGTGGGACAAGGATTAGCTGAGATTCTGCACCATAAAAAAGAAGCATTAAAACGCGACGAAAATTTTGAAGCACAAATTGTAGCGATTTCTGATTTTATGAAAGGCTCTATTTACCAGCCAGATGGTCTTGATATTGAGTTGGTTTTAAAAACCTTGAAAGAAACAGGCAACCTAGAAGATTATCCTAAAACCACAGGGTTGATCAAAGGCTGGGATAGTATAACAACCATTTGCGAATCCAATGCAGATACGATTATTGAAGTATCTTATACGGATGTGAAAACAGGTCAACCGGCAATCAATCATTGCAAAACTGCATTTGAACATGGCAAAAACGTAGTGATGACGAACAAAGGACCTGTCGCTTTAGCGTATAAAGAGCTCTCGGAAATTGCTGAGCAACACGGCGTATCTTGGGGATTTGAAGGCACTGTGATGAGCGGGACCCCAGCACTTCGTATGCCCATCTCAACACTTGCTGGAAATGACATTACTGAAATACGAGGGATTTTGAACGGGACAACAAATTATATTTTGACAAAAATGGAGAACGAAGGGGTTACATATGAAGAAGCGTTAGCAGAAGCTCAAGCTTTAGGTTATGCAGAAGCAGATCCTACAAGTGATGTAGAAGGTTATGATGCACGTTACAAAATCGTTATTCTTTCGAATTATGTAATGAAGGCCCCGTTGACCGTGGAAGAAGTTTCGTGCACAGGAATTTCGAGTATTACAGCTCAAGATATTGAAAAAGCGAAAAAAGAAAGTAAGCGCTGGAAGCTTATTGCCACAGCACGAAAACAACAAACAGGAGTCGTCGCTTGGATTGCTTTAGAAAAAGTAGATTTAGACGATCCGTTAGCAGCGATTAGTGGTGCGACAAATGCTATTACTTATGAGACAGATTTACTGGGGGCGGTAACCTTAAGTGGAGCAGGGGCTGGAAAAGTAGAAACGGGCTTCTCGTTATTGATTGATTTAATAACGATTGCTCGCCAAAAGCAAACAGTAAAACTATAACGAGAGGAGGCGGTAAACTGATGACTACTCATCTTAAAGGTCAAAAAATGTTTATTGCAGGGGAATGGGTAAGCAGTGAGCAAACGATTGAAGTGCGTAATCCACAAGATAATACCATCATCGATTTAGTTCCTGCAGCTTCGGTTGAAGATATGCTGAATTGTTTAGAACAAGCAAAACATGGAGCGGAAATTGCAGCCGCAATGCCGGTTCATCAACGGATAAAAGTAATCAATGGTGCTGCAGATTATATAGAAGAACATCATAAAAAATATGCTCAAACCATCGCAATGGAAAGCAGCAAAACCATTCGTGAAGCAACTAAAGAAGTAGGCCGTGCGATTCAAACATTGCGTATTAGTGCAGAAGAAGCAAGACGAATCAACGGAGAAACCATTCCTTTTGATCAATCACCAGGAAGTGAAAGTCGAATCGGTTATTTCTACCGTTTTCCAATTGGTGTTATCGCAGCAATTACACCGTTCAACGATCCACTCAATTTAGTAGCACATAAAATTGGCCCAGCAATTGCTTCGGGAAATGCCATTGTCGTCAAACCAGCGACGGTTACGCCGCTTAGTGCACTGCTCTTGGCAGAAGCTTTTTCGTTTGCCGGCTTGCCAGCAAAAGTCTTGTCTGTTATTACAGGTCATGGCAGGGAAATCGGAGATGCACTTGTCACACATCCAGCCGTTCGAATGGTTACTTTCACAGGTGGACTTGAAGCGGGTGAACAAATAGTAAGCAAAGCTGGATTAAAGAAAATCAGTATGGAACTGGGTTCTAATTCCCCGGTCATCGTATTGGGGGATGCGGACATCGAGGATGCCGTGGAATCTTGTGTTTCAGGAGCTTTTTGGGCGGCAGGACAAAATTGCTTAGGCGTTCAGCGAATTTATATTGAAAAAAGTATTTTCCAATCTTTCCAAAGTCAATTTGTCGAGCAGACAAATGGGTATATTGTCGGCGATAAACAATCTGAGCTTACTGATATGGGCCCTCTAATCTCTGAAAAAGAAGCGATTCGTGTGGAAAAGTTAGTCGACGAAGCAGTGGGAAAAGGGGCAGTCATTTTAACCGGTGGAAAACGTAACGGAGCTTATTATTTGCCGACGGTGCTAACGGATGTTCCATCAACTTGCAAACTGGCCGAAGAAGAAATTTTTGGTCCCGTTGTTTTACTTTATTCAGTAGCGAATCTTGATGAAGCAATTGCGTTGTCGAATAGCGTCAACTATGGGTTGCAGGCAGGAATTTTCACGAAAAATATCGATATGGCCTATAAAGCGATTGCCAAACTGGATGTCGGGGGCGTAATGGTTAATGACAGCAGTGATTATCGTATTGATGCCATGCCATTTGGTGGAGTTAAAAACTCTGGATTAGGGCGTGAAGGGATTAAGTTTTCGATACAAGAAATGACAGAAACAAAAGTGGTTTGTTTTAAACTGCCCGGCCAATAAAAAAATCATCGACAAAGGTGAAGGGGGAAAATTTATGACAAAGAAAAACTTAGAACGTGCTTCTTTTAACAATCCCATCTTTAAAATATCAGCTACCATTGTCACATTATTTGCTTTGTGGGGAATGTTGTCCCCGCAAAGTATGACGAAAAATGCAGCTGCTGTCGCAAACTACATTGGCAATTCATTTGGTTGGTTTTATATGAGTTCAGTCGCTTTCTTCGTAGCATTTTGTTTATTTCTTGCTTTCAGTAAATACGGGAAAATAAAACTCGGACAAGAAAACGAGAAACCGGAATTTTCTTTTTTTGCATGGATCAGCATGTTATTCGCTGCTGGGTTTGGAGCAGGAATTGTTTTCTGGGGTGTAGCAGAACCGATGACTCATTTTGCGAATCCTCCTACAGGTAATATTGAACCTC includes:
- a CDS encoding cystathionine gamma-synthase family protein — its product is MTQKDIQMGTKAVWAGEKEYLVHGATQVPVVLSVAYTYDDMDEWYDVAIGKKKGHIYGRNTNPTVQAFEDKVKILEGGEAATSFSTGMAAISNTLATFLLPGDRIVSVKDTYGGTNKIFTEFLPRQNIEVALAETGNHESIEAEVAKGCKILYLETPTNPTVKITDIERMAKAGHEVGAIVIIDNTFGTPINQNPLELGVDLVIHSATKFLGGHADALGGVLVGSHELVEQVYHYREINGATMDPMAAYLTLRGMKTLHIRVREQCKNAMALAKYLQTKELVEDVFYPGLETHPNHDIAKKQMKDFGGMLSFAVKGGVDTVRDLLPKLQYAHRAANLGAVETTVGPARTTSHVECTPEERAAMGIPEGLIRVSCGIENIEDIIADFEQAFKHVESAVKI
- a CDS encoding M20 metallopeptidase family protein, whose product is MVGHPLIVERANAIADQLIEWRRKFHQFPELSFQEFETSRYIADHLQKIDGMNIEVGLGLETSVVGTLTSGEGPTIAIRADIDALPIDELNNCDYRSQNLGVMHACGHDAHAAILLGVAEILAEQFKETDIQGTVKFIFQPAEESIDAEGMSGSPYLLQAGVYEGVDAAIALHMCPWLPVGEVQINDGCSMANVDVFQAEIYGTGGHGAYPELGTDPTWMLGPVLQALHGIVSRKVPALEAAVISIGQIHAGTASNIIPTEVKIEGTIRSYSSEIRDLLSNEIQKAFSVVNRLDGEYALDIQRGEPALVNHSGINAIFLKTISGIYPDLGITKKPFGMGGEDFGYVTQILPGSMFFLGCAVADGVQRDLHTPIFDIDEKCLPIGAAILAQTALNLLGGAISLESVPKKQVTQKNEV
- a CDS encoding homoserine dehydrogenase gives rise to the protein MVHKLAFIGFGVVGQGLAEILHHKKEALKRDENFEAQIVAISDFMKGSIYQPDGLDIELVLKTLKETGNLEDYPKTTGLIKGWDSITTICESNADTIIEVSYTDVKTGQPAINHCKTAFEHGKNVVMTNKGPVALAYKELSEIAEQHGVSWGFEGTVMSGTPALRMPISTLAGNDITEIRGILNGTTNYILTKMENEGVTYEEALAEAQALGYAEADPTSDVEGYDARYKIVILSNYVMKAPLTVEEVSCTGISSITAQDIEKAKKESKRWKLIATARKQQTGVVAWIALEKVDLDDPLAAISGATNAITYETDLLGAVTLSGAGAGKVETGFSLLIDLITIARQKQTVKL
- a CDS encoding aldehyde dehydrogenase family protein, with translation MTTHLKGQKMFIAGEWVSSEQTIEVRNPQDNTIIDLVPAASVEDMLNCLEQAKHGAEIAAAMPVHQRIKVINGAADYIEEHHKKYAQTIAMESSKTIREATKEVGRAIQTLRISAEEARRINGETIPFDQSPGSESRIGYFYRFPIGVIAAITPFNDPLNLVAHKIGPAIASGNAIVVKPATVTPLSALLLAEAFSFAGLPAKVLSVITGHGREIGDALVTHPAVRMVTFTGGLEAGEQIVSKAGLKKISMELGSNSPVIVLGDADIEDAVESCVSGAFWAAGQNCLGVQRIYIEKSIFQSFQSQFVEQTNGYIVGDKQSELTDMGPLISEKEAIRVEKLVDEAVGKGAVILTGGKRNGAYYLPTVLTDVPSTCKLAEEEIFGPVVLLYSVANLDEAIALSNSVNYGLQAGIFTKNIDMAYKAIAKLDVGGVMVNDSSDYRIDAMPFGGVKNSGLGREGIKFSIQEMTETKVVCFKLPGQ